GTTCGATGCGTTAATGAACGCGTTACGCAAAGGAACCGACTTCGATGAAGCCTTTCAAGCGGCTTTCCGCGGCACACCTTCCCAAGTAGCAACCGCTTGGGTAGCTTCTGGCGGTCGATAGCATGAATCGCTGATCGCCTTGAAATAAAAAAAACGCGATGCCGTATAGCATCGCGTTTTATTGGTTCTTGCTTGAAGCAGGTGAAACCGCTTAGTGAGAATGACCATGATGATGGTGTTCGATCTCACCCTGGTACGGCTTGTCTTCGATCTCTACATCGATGGTCGCTTTGGTTTCGTCGTCACTCAGCAAAGCGAACACATCCGGATCGTTTGTTTCAAACAATGCCGTTGTGTCTTCCCCGTCTGCGCGAACCGCTGGCACGTTCCATGACTTCGTCTCGTCTCCGACGGTCACATTGATCTGCAGATTCTCGGCAGGAATTTTGACCTCTTGTTTCGCAGCTCCATCGAGAACATAGAAGGTGAGCGCCTTCGCTTCGTCATCGTGGGTCCATTCCAAGTGATAAGCTTCTTCTCCCAACTCAATCAAATGCCCACCGTGCGGGCCTGCTTCTCCATGATCGTGATCATGATCATGATCGTGGCCTTCCTCGTGCCCGGCCGTGTCGGTCTTTTCCGACGTGCAACCAGCCAACGAAACGGGGACCGTAAATACACACAATAGCAACAGCAGCTTACCAATCTTCATTGTGCCAAGACTCCTCTTTGGGCATTTCATCATCAGATAGAAAAAGGGAACGTTGTCAGTTCTCCGACAACGAACTCCGCCATCCCCAGTTTTTCGTGGGAAACCTTCGATTATTCGACAGGAAATCACCGGCGCCAATCCTGGCCCAAAAGTCCTCGCCGAGAAGAAGCTGTTTTAGAGTGAGCTATCTTACAGTTCGATCCCACTTCCGGTGTTCGCCGGTGGGCGGTTGTCTTTCAAGAAGGCGTCAATATAAGAGAGATCGCCGCCACCTGCGTTGCGCTGGGCGGCCTCGAAGAATTTAGTGGCCTGAGCGTCTTCGCCATCGAAATGGAGCAATACCCCCACGCAAAACAGCAAGTCGGCATTTTGTGGATCGGCCACCGCGCGGCGGGCATTGGCTTCAATAATCGATGCTTTCGCAGCCGCGTTACTATCGAGCAGGCCATTCAAGGTTAGATTCGACTCGGCGACATCAGGATCTTGCTGCACGGCAAGCTTCAGTGCTTTAACCGCTTCTTCAGATCGATTAAGCGCCAAGTAGGCCAAGGCCTTGTGCAAGTGGCCCTGGGCATCCCCAGGAGCAGCAGCCACGGCATCTTTATACCGCCCAAGAGCTTCGCTATAGCGCTGTTGCCGGAATAAAGCATCCCCCGCTTGGATAAATCGGGCCGCTCTTTCCACCGCTTGCGGGCTAGGCTGCTCGATCGGCATGACTGGCTTGGCCACCATTTCCGGTATCACGAGCGGAGATGCCAAGCCGCTGAATGCTTGTTGACGCTGCGGTTGAATCGCGAAATCTCGCGGCAGCCCCATAAACTGCTTCATCGCTTGCGGGCCATAGTTAAGCTCGGCAGGTTGGGTTGGCGGCAAGTAATATTCCAGGTACTGATCTCCAGGACGGTAATACGTACCGTACGGATACAAGCTGGAATAATTGAACGGATACCCACCGCCGTAGTTAAACACGTAAGGCGTTGAATAAGGGTATCCGTAAGGTGTTAAACCAATTCCGATCGACATCCCCGATCCGCCCCAGAAACCGCCGTAACTGGGATAGCGGTATCCAAAGCCCCCGCCATGATGGTGATTATGGTGGTGGTAGTTGGCGTTCCCGTGAGAATAATTTCCGGAGTAACCGCCAGGGCGGGTGACATCGGCATAGCCACCTCGTCCCACCGTGATATTGCTGCGGCTCTTGTAATGATACTGCCCCAAACCTTGTGCTTGAGCAAAGCTTCCTGCCGCAAGGAATGCCAGAATGGACAAGATGCTAACGTAACGCACGGCAAGACTCCTCAAGCAACTAGATAGATACATTTCTATTATCAGGTCATTCTGCGGAATGGGCAAAGAGATTTGTCAAAATCGCAACGATGTTTCTGCCGGAAACCGAGGAAACTCTTTGAGGTCCGCTCTTTATTTTTAGGCAAGGATTTAACTAAACTTAGGGCAGAGATTCTGTTGTTGAGTCTCGTTCTTGTTTGTTAGATGCCTGCCGTGACCAAACTCGACCTTGAGGAATTCCTCGACATCCTGAAACAACTGGTTCGCCACCCATCGGTGGTTGGATCGGAGCACGCTTTCTTCCGTTATCTGCAGCGCGAGCTGGAAGAAACACATGCCAAGGTCACGTTGTACGAAGGGCTATTGGTTGCCAGCGGCGATCAGCCTGACCGAATGCACATCTCTGCCCACGTCGATCGGCACGGGCTAATCTGCACCGGTCCCAACGAGTTTCAGTACGCGGCCTTTGTGGCCCGTAACCGAGGCGACTTGCTAGGAGACTCGGTCTCGGAACAAACCTTCCAGACAATTGCCGAACGGTTTCACGAGCGTTTCGTTCAAGCGTATGTTCCTTGGAGCGGCACTTATCTGGGCAAGGGGACCATCAAACGATCGTACCTCTGCGAACGACGCGGGAACCTTGTGTTTGAAGTGGAAGGGCTCGACCACGTTCTGCCAGGCACCCCGGTTGCCTATCAAGACCGGTTGTCCATTTCGTACGGTCGCGCTTCGGCTCAGCTCGATAACGTCCTCACGACCGCAATGCTGATCTACCTCTTCCGCCAAGGTTTTCAAGGGACGGCCCTGTTTACGGCCCAAGAGGAAGCAGGCCGTAGCTGGCGATTCCTGCTCGAATGGTTCCGCCGCTGCGGTATCGAAACGCAAGACCTCTTGGTACTCGACACCAGCCCTTTCCCAGACATTCCTGCAGCGGATGCCCAACAAGTTGTTTTGCGAAAACGGGATGCCAATGCCGTGTTCAACCCGCAGATGGTGACTCGGCTAGAAACGGCCTGTCAAAAGTTTGGCATCCGCTACATGTTTAAAGACGAGATGCTGGCCAAACAAAATGAGCAGCGAGTGGCCGAAGGCAAGAACCCGACCTCACTAGGAAGCACCGAGCTAGGTCGTGTGGCCTCGGCTTCGGAAGGGACCATTCAAGGGGCGACACTACAAGTACCGACAACCGGCTACCATACCCCAGAAGAATCGGCGGCGTTATCTTCGATTGAAGCCATGCTCGACGTTCTGTGCGAAGTCTCTCTGGAAAGCTAACTGGCTGCGATTACGTCTTGCTTGTTAGCTGCCCGTAGGCTTTGAGAAATTGCTGCAGGAATTCTTCGTCCGTACCACGAATGATGGACAAGTATTCTTCTTTGTGTGCCGTCGCAAATGCCTGGTCAGCGGCATCTCGGCGTCCCAACTCCTGATAGCAGATTGCTTGCCCCGCATAACCAAACGCCTTGGCTTCGACATCGATCTCGCGCTGTTCCGCCAACTTTTGAAAGATGCTGAGCGATTCTTCATAGCGTTTCAATTTCAGAAGAATGATTGCCTCTTGCTGCATCGCCCGTAAGCCCCACAGCCGATTCTCTTCGTTGTTTTCCATCGGGAAATAGCGAACCACGCTGGCAAAGTAACGGGGCCGCTGCTCTAAATCGAGATCGTTGGTCCGGAACATTGCGAACAAGAATTGTTCTTCCGATGTTGGCAGGTGAGGCACTTCTGGCTCGGCTACTCCATCCAACAAATTAGGGCTCCGTGATGCCAGGGCTAAGCCTCCGCCAACAAGCAAACAAATCACCCCGGCAACCGCAAAACGCGAAATACTTCTGCCCCAGGAAGGCTTGCGATAGACGGTCATCGCCGAGGTTTTCATTACCGTGGAAAGCTCTTTCAAGCCGTCACTACGAACCGACGACAAAGAAGCCAGCTCGACAATCGACCAATCTGCGGGATCGCTGCCAAACGCATCGCTACCGAGTGCCTTTTGCACATCTCGCAGGTCGCGTAGCAACTCTGACGCGTTCTGGTAGCGATCGTCCGGCTTCTTGGCCAACATCTTATGGATCATCTGCGCCAACGGTAACGGCACGCCGCCGCGTACCTTCTCGAGACGCTCTGGCTCGGTGTTTAAATGCTTCACCGCCACGGTCAGCGGATTATCTCCTTCAAAAGGAAGCCGCCCCGCGAGAAGCTGGTAACTGGTGATCCCCAGGGAATAAATATCGCTCCGTTGATCCAGCGGCTTTCCTTCGACCTGCTCTGGGCTCATGTAGAGAGGTGTTCCCATGGTGACACCAATCTGG
The window above is part of the Bremerella cremea genome. Proteins encoded here:
- a CDS encoding serine/threonine protein kinase translates to MTELTNNQKDAPTELELTGRVVGDYRILRRLGRGAMAEVFLAEQQSLKRNVAVKILQPELAKDQAYVRRFHREAQAAAALTHANIVQIYEVGNSNGLHFIAQEYVPGQNLKQLLNKQGTLEVKLVAAIIRQVAAALYKAAEQGIVHRDIKPENILITATGEVKVADFGLARVIAQDADGMNLTQIGVTMGTPLYMSPEQVEGKPLDQRSDIYSLGITSYQLLAGRLPFEGDNPLTVAVKHLNTEPERLEKVRGGVPLPLAQMIHKMLAKKPDDRYQNASELLRDLRDVQKALGSDAFGSDPADWSIVELASLSSVRSDGLKELSTVMKTSAMTVYRKPSWGRSISRFAVAGVICLLVGGGLALASRSPNLLDGVAEPEVPHLPTSEEQFLFAMFRTNDLDLEQRPRYFASVVRYFPMENNEENRLWGLRAMQQEAIILLKLKRYEESLSIFQKLAEQREIDVEAKAFGYAGQAICYQELGRRDAADQAFATAHKEEYLSIIRGTDEEFLQQFLKAYGQLTSKT
- a CDS encoding tetratricopeptide repeat protein, encoding MRYVSILSILAFLAAGSFAQAQGLGQYHYKSRSNITVGRGGYADVTRPGGYSGNYSHGNANYHHHNHHHGGGFGYRYPSYGGFWGGSGMSIGIGLTPYGYPYSTPYVFNYGGGYPFNYSSLYPYGTYYRPGDQYLEYYLPPTQPAELNYGPQAMKQFMGLPRDFAIQPQRQQAFSGLASPLVIPEMVAKPVMPIEQPSPQAVERAARFIQAGDALFRQQRYSEALGRYKDAVAAAPGDAQGHLHKALAYLALNRSEEAVKALKLAVQQDPDVAESNLTLNGLLDSNAAAKASIIEANARRAVADPQNADLLFCVGVLLHFDGEDAQATKFFEAAQRNAGGGDLSYIDAFLKDNRPPANTGSGIEL
- a CDS encoding peptidase M42, which gives rise to MPAVTKLDLEEFLDILKQLVRHPSVVGSEHAFFRYLQRELEETHAKVTLYEGLLVASGDQPDRMHISAHVDRHGLICTGPNEFQYAAFVARNRGDLLGDSVSEQTFQTIAERFHERFVQAYVPWSGTYLGKGTIKRSYLCERRGNLVFEVEGLDHVLPGTPVAYQDRLSISYGRASAQLDNVLTTAMLIYLFRQGFQGTALFTAQEEAGRSWRFLLEWFRRCGIETQDLLVLDTSPFPDIPAADAQQVVLRKRDANAVFNPQMVTRLETACQKFGIRYMFKDEMLAKQNEQRVAEGKNPTSLGSTELGRVASASEGTIQGATLQVPTTGYHTPEESAALSSIEAMLDVLCEVSLES